Proteins from a single region of Cryptococcus neoformans var. grubii H99 chromosome 5, complete sequence:
- a CDS encoding vacuolar membrane protein — MLSPANIPLPISPALTASRRSSASSTPFQPSPLTALWPRSVAPARAQEDDDPFKEGATVSVNQPVGSISISPSSRDVCLASRKGLYILDLANLNNAPRFVPQGGAWQIADVQWSPHPATSNLILSTSSQKLLVWDLAAPRPLLKSFDAHSRAITDINWHALNPNLMATVSMDAGIRGWDLRCFDRPVMRLCDWGAAGTQVKWNRRHDHLIATAHGKIVHIWDDRKGSVPVTTIHAHDAKIYGIDWDRQYRHKLVTCSLDKTVKFWSVPELGGSSDSSMVYHSSLPPLSSPSYTISTHYPVWRARNLPFGRGVLALPQRGEKALEMFGMDDPAPVERFAGHENVVKDFVWRMRGGDDTSFDDREFQLVTWSKDRTLRIWPVSKELEERVGWQFGAPIKMLVSRRGAPDVTYAKDPSNIDIDTPRLPPPIVNLHPHNPSNLTRQKSARPEAQPGMTRGGNKVRSMDQLEWLTKVVKNAPSPESSLMSSRMASVSRTRRPGSRAASRLDSRSASPEGRQEWKNLKDEVVAVSRMYPRPKINFEKIDLAHHKLTISMQGPWANGDRQAFMRIHWSFPQNYPYGPEIPTFELERNPTVSPITRQTIVMNIKEMRAHNKQCLVETTGYLLGLHERQGRRRGMDEESDSESERGEEKRRDDVIPELMLRKTCGATFGPNGQLVCFFPKQVTLPRTRNFSRSPSMTRENPSPMLKAISALTRLQNPHQRAVLRYKPRARRLDPISSPLPPPAGSTMTIHDVSYLGQPNVHLAKMYGMSVEANMSYALEAKRLDHADVWATVRGILADPPPPYTQLPQLDEKQESVRRERLIWEKGMERKKRVVDRLFTNLMAQKDVQMLALLSCILLEYTRSMYIPPVAESVTSHSPLQDYFNLRFPPPRPTLNTIPVRRRTGSSVIPVSPTNSSSFRTSGWSQILNPSGISLRGALTPIEHTSFSDMPFSRTILGTSYEEQSSPSGMAIPALKQSDSPKPIPGDKAKAFPTSSMSPPPIVTPLRSSGPEKSLYTGGEPRSHKVSFGSASPIARGGRSQSSTGYVGGGLGSAVTTGPNTPDGERRVAVRSGGVRLDFPKDESSTPSLLPQDMLPLCEAWKLSYADFLLRHHLLGVRMTLLSYRFITSSASAAVSAASGKSSGIVRAGVGETEKIDEGQSVIRVCVPCSGTPSGTCPSCNRQPQKAVCSYCRVPIKGISMGCTICAHKFHAKCFQRYFLSPVTTPMTCPACSCSCLAHRGISTPLYTVATLPKQSPNITRGFDRGKIPSWNAPFARSRSVPSQGDRGQNSPEEGKGRLTYASLVKLGAIRENFGLGFADGASSGTASALGLNADGDGDEVSTDRDRTVREQRGDHRGDGLLSRARWGGEGLLHWGSTTHHQ, encoded by the exons ATGCTGTCCCCGGCGAACATCCCCCTGCCGATCTCCCCCGCACTGACCGCGTCCAGGCGCTCCTCGGCGTCGTCCACGCCGTTCCAGCCGTCGCCGCTCACCGCGCTCTGGCCCCGCAGCGTCGCCCCCGCCAGGGCGCAGGAGGACGACGACCCGTTCAAGGAGGGCGCCACAGTCAGCGTGAACCAGCCCGTCGGCTCCATCTCAATCAGCCCCAGCAGCAGAGACGTCTGCCTCGCATCCAGGAAGGGCCTCTACATCCTCGACCTCGCAAACCTCAACAATGCGCCCAGGTTCGTGCCCCAGGGCGGCGCATGGCAGATCGCAGA TGTCCAGTGGTCGCCCCATCCCGCCACCTCCaacctcatcctttccacctCTTCGCAAAAGCTGCTAGTGTGGGACCTCGCCGCGCCGCGTCCTCTCCTCAAGTCCTTTGACGCCCATTCAAGAGCCATCACAGATATCAACTGGCATGCGCTCAATCCGAACCTGATGGCGACCGTCTCCATGGACGCCGGCATACGGGGATGGGACTTGAGATGCTTTGACAGACCGGTCATGCGCCTTTGTGACTGGGGAGCAGCCGGTACTCAGGTGAAGTGGAACAGACGGCACGATCACCTCATCGCGACAGCCCATGGGAAAATAGTGCACATTTGGGACGACAGA AAGGGTTCCGTACCCGTGACGACTATCCATGCGCATGACGCCAAGATATATGGTATTGACTGGGATCGCCAGTATCGACATAAACTCGTGACATGCTCTCTCGATAAAACTGTCAAGTTTTGGAGCGTCCCCGAGCTGGGTGGCTCTTCCGACTCATCGATGGTCTATCactcctcccttccccctctttcctctccgTCATACACCATTTCCACCCACTACCCCGTTTGGCGGGCGCGCAACCTCCCCTTTGGCCGGGGCGTACTCGCGCTACCCCAGCGAGGGGAGAAGGCTCTCGAAATGTTCGGTATGGACGATCCTGCCCCCGTCGAACGTTTTGCAGGTCACGAAAATGTGGTCAAAGACTTTGTATGGCGTATGAGAGGTGGAGACGACACCAGTTTCGACGATCGTGAATTCCAGTTGGTGACCTGGTCCAAGGACAGGACGTTGAGGATATGGCCCGTGTCGAAAGAACTGGAGGAGCGAGTTGGATGGCAGTTTGGGGCACCCATCAAGATGCTTGTATCTCGACGTGGCGCACCAGATGTCACATATGCCAAAGACCCGTCCAACATAGATATCGACACTCCACGTCTACCACCGCCCATCGTCAATCTCCACCCGCACAACCCTTCAAACCTGACTCGTCAAAAGTCAGCCAGACCTGAAGCTCAACCAGGTATGACTCGTGGTGGTAACAAGGTCAGGTCCATGGACCAGCTCGAGTGGCTTACCAAGGTCGTCAAGAACGCGCCTAGTCCAGAGTCAAGTCTGATGTCTAGTAGAATGGCTAGTGTCAGTCGGACGAGACGTCCTGGAAGCCGTGCAGCTAGCCGACTAGATAGCAGATCGGCGAGTCCAGAAGGCAGGCAAGAATGGAAGAACTTGAAAGATGAAGTCGTTGCAGTGAGCAGAATGTACCCCAGGCCAAAAATCAACTTTGAAAAG ATAGATCTTGCCCATCACAAACTCACGATTTCTATGCAAGGACCGTGGGCCAACGGCGATCGGCAGGCATTCATGCGTATCCATTGGTCTTTCCCTCAAAACTATCCTTACGGCCCAGAGATCCCAACttttgagcttgaacgTAACCCGACTGTATCCCCGATCACACGTCAAACGATCGTCATGAATATCAAAGAAATGCGAGCTCATAACAAACAATGTCTAGTTGAGACAACAGGCTACCTCTTGGGTCTTCATGAAAGACAAGGTAGACGTAGAGGtatggatgaggaaagtGATTCGGAGAGtgaaagaggggaagaaaagaggagagacgATGTTATCCCCGAATTGATGTTGAGAAAGACGTGCGGTGCCACCTTTGGTCCCAACGGCCAGCTGgtctgcttcttccccaaaCAAGTTACACTTCCCCGAACCCGCAACTTTTCACGATCACCTTCAATGACTCGAGAGAATCCTTCACCCATGCTCAAGGCTATATCTGCCTTGACTCGCTTGCAAAACCCTCATCAGCGCGCTGTCCTCCGATACAAGCCCCGCGCTCGTCGTCTGGATCCGATATCGTCTCCCCTGCCGCCTCCCGCTGGGTCCACGATGACTATTCATGACGTATCGTATCTCGGTCAGCCCAATGTACACCTCGCCAAGATGTATGGCATGTCGGTAGAGGCAAACATGAGTTATGCACTGGAGGCAAAGAGACTGGATCATGCGGATGTGTGGGCGACAGTGAGAGGTATTCTCGCTGACCCCCCTCCGCCATATACTCAGTTGCCGCAGCTTGACGAGAAACAGGAGAGTGTTCGAAGAGAAAGACTGATTTGGGAgaaagggatggagaggaagaagagagtggTCGATCGGCT ATTTACCAATCTCATGGCCCAAAAGGATGTTCAGATGCTGGCGCTCCTTTCCTGCATTCTTTTGGAGTATACTCGGTCTATGTATATCCCCCCTGTTGCAGAGTCGGTGACCAGCCATTCACCTCTGCAAGATTACTTCAACCTCCGCTTCCCTCCCCCTCGTCCGACTCTCAACACCATCCCGGTACGACGTCGTACTGGAAGCTCTGTCATTCCCGTAAGCCCAACCaactcatcatccttcagAACTTCGGGATGGTCGCAAATTCTCAACCCATCAGGAATTTCGTTGCGCGGTGCTCTCACTCCCATAGAACATACCTCTTTCAGTGACATGCCTTTCTCTAGAACGATTTTGGGTACGAGTTATGAAGAACAGTCTTCGCCTAGTGGGATGGCTATTCCCGCATTGAAACAATCGGACAGCCCCAAACCTATTCCGGGCGACAAAGCCAAGGCTTTCCCAACATCATCAATGTCCCCCCCACCAATCGTTACTCCACTACGTAGCTCGGGCCCCGAAAAATCATTATATACCGGTGGAGAACCACGATCTCACAAGGTGTCTTTTGGCTCAGCATCGCCCATCGCCCGAGGTGGCAGATCACAGTCTTCGACTGGGTACGTAGGCGGTGGTCTGGGCAGTGCTGTGACTACCGGGCCCAACACGCCTGACGGCGAAAGGCGAGTAGCGGTGAGAAGTGGTGGAGTCAGGTTGGATTTTCCAAAGGATGAAAG CTCAACCCCGTCCTTGTTGCCTCAAGATATGTTGCCATTATGTGAAGCATGGAAGCTGTCTTATGCCGATTTCCTTCTGCGACATCATCTGTTGGGTGTCAGGATGACCTTGTTGAGTTACAGGTTTATCACTAGCTCAGCGTCCGCAGCCGTCAGTGCTGCTAGTGGAAAGAGTAGTGGTATAGTAAGGGCCGGAGTTGGGGAGACCGAAAAAATTGATGAAGGACAGTCAGTAATACGTG TCTGTGTGCCATGTTCTGGGACACCATCAGGTACCTGTCCTAGCTGTAATAGGCAACCGCAAAAGGCTGTATGCTCGTACTGTCGTGTTCCTATCAAAG GCATATCTATGGGCTGTACAATCTGTGCTCACAAATTTCACGCTAAATGTTTTCAACGCTATTTCTTATCTCCTGTTACCACTCCCATGACCTGCCCTGCCTGCTCTTGCTCGTGCCTTGCGCATAGAGGAATATCTACCCCTCTATACACGGTCGCTACCTTACCGAAACAAAGTCCAAACATTACCAGAGGTTTTGATCGGGGGAAGATACCATCATGGAATGCTCCCTTCGCGCGATCAAGGTCGGTTCCAAGCCAAGGTGATCGTGGTCAGAATTCAccagaggaaggaaaaggccggTTGACCTATGCCAGCCTTGTCAAGCTGGGTGCGATTCGCGAGAACTTTGGTTTAGGATTTGCCGATGGTGCAAGCTCAGGAACGGCAAGCGCTCTGGGATTGAATGCagatggtgatggagatgaggtATCTACCGATAGGGATAGAACGGTGAGAGAGCAGCGAGGCGATCACAGAGGAGATGGTTTACTGTCGCGAGCAAGGTGGGGAGGGGAAGGCTTGCTGCACTGGGGATCCACGACACATCACCAATAG